A stretch of Rhizobium sp. TH2 DNA encodes these proteins:
- a CDS encoding polyamine ABC transporter substrate-binding protein, giving the protein MKKQLFGLAAGVAAALLLASASTAQEKVVNVYNWSDYIDNAILEDFTKETGIKVVYDVFDSNEILETKLLAGGSGYDVVVPTGPFLARQIQAGVFQKLDKSKLPNLANMWPQVSERLAKYDPGNEYAVNYMWGTSGIGYNVAKVKAALGDVPIDSWDVLFKPENAEKLKACGINILDAPDETFAIAMNYIGKNPDSKETADIEAGGEVYQKIRPFVRTFNSSAYIDELANGDACITLGWSGDVLQAKSRAEEAKNGVEINYIIPKEGTYMWFDNLAIPADAKNVEEAHAFINYLMKPEVIAKASNYVQYANGNLASQKFIDKSVLDNPAVYPSEETTKKLFTISPYGPKESRVLNRLWTTIKTGS; this is encoded by the coding sequence ATGAAGAAACAGCTATTTGGGCTGGCCGCAGGCGTGGCAGCAGCGCTTCTGCTCGCCTCTGCATCGACCGCACAGGAGAAGGTGGTCAACGTCTACAACTGGTCTGATTACATCGACAACGCCATCCTCGAAGACTTTACCAAGGAGACCGGTATCAAGGTCGTCTACGACGTCTTCGATTCCAATGAAATCCTCGAGACCAAGCTGCTCGCGGGCGGTTCGGGCTATGATGTCGTGGTGCCGACCGGTCCGTTCCTGGCGCGCCAGATCCAGGCCGGCGTTTTCCAGAAGCTCGACAAGTCCAAGCTGCCGAACCTCGCCAACATGTGGCCGCAGGTTTCCGAGCGCCTGGCCAAGTATGATCCGGGCAACGAATATGCCGTCAATTACATGTGGGGCACGTCGGGCATCGGCTACAACGTCGCCAAGGTGAAGGCAGCGCTCGGCGATGTGCCGATCGACAGCTGGGATGTGCTGTTCAAGCCGGAAAACGCCGAGAAGCTGAAGGCCTGCGGCATCAATATCCTCGATGCGCCGGATGAGACATTTGCCATCGCCATGAACTACATCGGCAAGAATCCCGACAGCAAGGAAACGGCCGATATCGAAGCCGGCGGCGAGGTCTATCAGAAGATCCGTCCCTTCGTGCGCACGTTCAACTCGTCGGCCTATATCGATGAACTCGCCAATGGCGATGCATGCATCACGCTCGGCTGGTCGGGCGATGTGTTGCAGGCCAAGAGCCGTGCCGAGGAGGCCAAGAACGGCGTCGAAATCAACTATATTATCCCCAAGGAGGGGACCTATATGTGGTTCGACAACCTCGCGATTCCCGCAGACGCCAAGAATGTCGAAGAGGCGCATGCCTTTATCAATTACCTGATGAAGCCCGAGGTTATCGCCAAGGCATCGAACTACGTTCAATATGCCAACGGCAACCTCGCCTCGCAGAAGTTCATCGACAAATCGGTGCTGGATAATCCCGCGGTCTACCCGTCGGAGGAAACCACCAAGAAGCTGTTCACGATCTCGCCTTATGGGCCAAAGGAATCGCGCGTGCTGAACCGGCTCTGGACCACGATCAAGACCGGCAGCTGA
- a CDS encoding SRPBCC domain-containing protein — protein MSKLELRTEGDTHVIVTRNFKAPPEAVYRAHTETSLVQKWMLGPPGWTMPVCINEAKPGGKIRYEWADGNGNGFYLTGEFVELVPFSKIVHVERMHLPDPTPDNHVETRFEPDGTGTKMTMRMTLPNSETRTAMLASGMEHGMEDSYARLETMI, from the coding sequence ATGAGCAAGCTGGAACTGAGGACCGAAGGCGACACGCATGTAATCGTCACCCGCAACTTCAAGGCGCCGCCGGAGGCTGTCTACCGCGCCCATACCGAGACATCGCTGGTGCAGAAATGGATGCTCGGCCCGCCGGGCTGGACCATGCCCGTCTGCATCAACGAAGCGAAGCCCGGAGGCAAGATCCGCTACGAATGGGCCGATGGCAACGGCAACGGATTCTACCTGACGGGCGAGTTCGTGGAACTCGTGCCGTTCAGCAAGATCGTGCATGTGGAACGTATGCACCTGCCCGACCCGACGCCGGACAACCATGTCGAGACGCGGTTCGAGCCGGATGGCACAGGCACGAAGATGACGATGCGGATGACGCTGCCGAACAGCGAGACACGCACCGCGATGCTGGCGAGTGGCATGGAGCACGGAATGGAAGACAGCTACGCGCGGCTGGAAACAATGATCTGA
- a CDS encoding metalloregulator ArsR/SmtB family transcription factor produces the protein MMLKNSAESACHAITIKLYNFSVINLVSDMSRLDAAFSALGDPTRRAILARLALGENTVMELAEPFSMSQPAISKHLRVLEGAGLITRRAEGAKRPCKLVPEALSEIDQWLAMLREALTANYDRLDALLAEMQTSTKEEKS, from the coding sequence ATGATGTTGAAAAATTCCGCCGAAAGCGCTTGCCATGCAATAACCATTAAGTTATATAACTTTTCAGTTATTAATTTGGTGTCCGACATGTCGAGACTCGATGCCGCATTTTCCGCCCTTGGCGACCCCACGCGCCGGGCCATCCTTGCCCGGTTGGCGCTGGGCGAGAACACCGTCATGGAGCTGGCCGAGCCCTTTTCGATGAGCCAGCCCGCCATTTCCAAGCACCTGCGCGTGCTCGAAGGCGCCGGATTGATCACGCGCCGCGCCGAAGGTGCCAAGCGGCCCTGCAAGCTGGTGCCGGAGGCGCTTTCCGAGATCGATCAATGGCTGGCCATGCTGCGCGAGGCACTGACCGCCAATTACGACCGGCTGGACGCGCTGCTGGCCGAAATGCAAACCAGCACGAAAGAGGAGAAATCATGA
- a CDS encoding ABC transporter ATP-binding protein, translating to MAKSLGPVKRKFMPWTDPNSVPFIRFEKITKRFGDFVAVNDLTLDIYEKEFFSLLGPSGCGKTTLMRMLAGFEEPTEGRILLQGKDISGVPPYKRPTNMMFQSYALFPHMTVEKNVAFGLEQDKLPKSEIDGRVQEMLKLVKLDQFAKRKPSQLSGGQRQRVALARSLAKRPKVLLLDEPLGALDRKLREETQFELMDIQHTLGLTFLIVTHDQEEAMTVSDRIAVMDKGIIMQIATPAEIYEAPNSRYVADFIGDINIFEARVTGKEGSLVTIDSEGLSVRIDQPECPAVAGNEVAFAIRPEKVRISLDAPADPGFNSVNGEVFDIGYLGDFSVFLVKMADGRVMRAAQANVSRLVDRPITFGDKVWLTWPADAGIVLTR from the coding sequence ATGGCGAAGTCACTCGGACCGGTCAAACGTAAATTCATGCCGTGGACCGACCCAAACTCGGTACCCTTCATCCGGTTCGAGAAGATCACCAAGCGCTTCGGCGATTTCGTCGCGGTCAACGACCTCACCCTTGATATCTACGAGAAGGAGTTCTTCTCGTTGCTCGGTCCTTCCGGCTGCGGCAAGACCACGCTGATGCGCATGCTGGCGGGCTTCGAGGAGCCGACCGAGGGCCGCATCCTGCTGCAGGGCAAGGATATTTCAGGCGTGCCGCCCTACAAGCGGCCGACCAACATGATGTTCCAGTCCTACGCACTCTTCCCGCATATGACAGTCGAGAAGAACGTCGCCTTCGGCCTCGAGCAGGATAAGCTTCCCAAGAGCGAGATCGATGGCCGGGTTCAGGAAATGCTGAAACTCGTCAAGCTCGATCAGTTCGCCAAGCGCAAGCCCAGCCAGCTCTCCGGGGGCCAGCGCCAGCGCGTCGCCCTTGCCCGCTCGCTCGCCAAACGACCGAAAGTGTTGCTGCTCGATGAGCCGCTCGGCGCGCTCGACCGCAAGCTCCGCGAGGAGACCCAGTTCGAACTCATGGATATCCAGCACACGCTGGGCCTGACCTTCCTCATCGTCACCCACGACCAGGAGGAAGCAATGACCGTCTCCGACCGCATCGCGGTCATGGACAAGGGCATCATCATGCAGATCGCCACGCCCGCCGAGATCTATGAGGCGCCGAATTCGCGCTATGTGGCCGACTTCATCGGCGATATCAACATCTTCGAGGCGAGGGTGACCGGCAAGGAAGGTTCGCTGGTCACGATCGATTCCGAAGGACTCTCGGTGCGGATAGATCAACCCGAATGCCCGGCGGTCGCGGGCAATGAAGTGGCCTTTGCCATCCGCCCGGAAAAGGTGCGGATTTCGCTCGATGCCCCGGCCGATCCTGGCTTCAACAGCGTCAACGGCGAAGTCTTCGACATCGGCTATCTCGGCGACTTCTCGGTGTTCCTCGTCAAGATGGCAGACGGCCGTGTCATGCGCGCCGCACAGGCCAACGTCTCGCGCCTCGTCGACCGGCCCATCACCTTCGGCGACAAAGTCTGGCTGACCTGGCCGGCCGATGCCGGCATCGTGCTGACGCGTTGA
- a CDS encoding short-chain fatty acyl-CoA regulator family protein, translating into MAEAKIFAGPRVRRLRNGLGITQTAMAEGLGISPSYLNLIERNQRPLTVQLILKMASVYKIDIEDLQGETGSVASELRQVFADPLLAGEVPGGEELVEVAEAAPNAAQGMIKLHRAYREQAARLSDLAGLLAEAGHDPALSGARLPMDEVRDRLENRPNFHAAIEDAAEAFYARIGGGEDVGTVLREWLRAEHGIVVRTLPIHAMPNLRRRYDRHSMRLFLSERLYPHDQLREIAQEACQIALRDEISAALDALGLSTNEARRIARFELARYAALAVMMPYGAFITAARRARYDVGILCARFRVSFEQAASRLTSMGRPDAQGIPFFTMEIDIAGNRIRRSGAAGFPQAAFGGQCPKLNIHAAFAAPGQVLPEIVEMPGGARYLTIARTLEGPIAGFGERVRRTALLLACEQSHAAETAYAEALPGGPPLAVGPACRLCERPGCLARAEPPVTRPLGLDEMVAGMSVFDFQ; encoded by the coding sequence ATGGCTGAGGCCAAGATCTTCGCCGGTCCCCGTGTGCGCCGTCTCCGCAACGGTCTGGGTATCACCCAAACAGCGATGGCCGAGGGCCTCGGCATCTCGCCGTCCTATCTCAATCTCATCGAGCGCAATCAGCGGCCACTCACGGTCCAGCTCATCCTCAAGATGGCGTCGGTCTACAAGATCGACATCGAGGACTTGCAGGGCGAAACCGGTTCGGTCGCGAGCGAACTGCGACAGGTCTTCGCCGATCCGCTGCTGGCTGGCGAGGTGCCCGGCGGCGAGGAACTGGTGGAGGTCGCCGAAGCCGCACCCAATGCGGCCCAGGGCATGATCAAGCTGCACCGCGCCTATCGCGAGCAGGCGGCCCGGCTCTCCGATCTTGCCGGCCTGCTGGCGGAAGCCGGGCACGACCCCGCGCTGTCCGGCGCGCGACTTCCCATGGACGAGGTCCGCGACCGGCTGGAGAACCGCCCCAATTTCCATGCAGCGATCGAGGACGCGGCCGAAGCCTTCTATGCGCGCATCGGCGGGGGTGAGGATGTCGGGACGGTGCTGCGTGAATGGCTGCGCGCCGAGCACGGCATCGTCGTCCGCACGCTGCCCATCCATGCCATGCCCAATCTCCGGCGCCGCTACGACCGCCATTCGATGCGGCTTTTTCTATCCGAGCGACTCTATCCGCACGACCAGTTGCGGGAGATCGCCCAGGAGGCCTGCCAGATCGCGCTCCGTGACGAGATATCGGCCGCTCTAGATGCGCTTGGCCTGTCCACCAACGAAGCCAGGCGCATCGCGCGCTTCGAGCTTGCCCGCTATGCCGCGCTCGCGGTGATGATGCCGTATGGTGCCTTCATCACCGCCGCCCGGCGTGCACGTTATGATGTCGGCATTCTCTGCGCGCGCTTCCGCGTCTCATTCGAGCAGGCGGCAAGCCGGCTCACCAGCATGGGTCGGCCCGATGCGCAGGGCATTCCCTTCTTCACCATGGAGATCGACATCGCGGGCAATCGCATCCGGCGCTCGGGCGCGGCAGGCTTTCCACAAGCGGCCTTCGGCGGGCAATGTCCCAAGCTCAATATCCATGCGGCGTTTGCCGCGCCGGGCCAAGTCTTGCCGGAGATTGTCGAGATGCCGGGTGGCGCGCGTTACCTCACCATCGCCCGTACGCTGGAAGGCCCGATCGCCGGTTTTGGTGAGCGTGTCCGCCGCACCGCGCTGCTTCTGGCTTGCGAGCAATCCCATGCCGCGGAGACTGCCTATGCCGAAGCGCTGCCCGGCGGCCCGCCGCTGGCGGTGGGGCCAGCCTGTCGGCTCTGCGAGCGGCCCGGTTGTCTCGCGCGCGCCGAACCGCCGGTCACAAGGCCGCTAGGTCTTGACGAGATGGTTGCAGGCATGAGTGTCTTCGATTTCCAGTGA
- a CDS encoding cupin domain-containing protein, with protein sequence MEYAVKLADPASSEPDTADMEGWTVVEGSPSMKTWVLHTSEDGSMISGYWEATPGTYHAVYNEYEFVHMMKGRVTITAEGGKPVVLGPGDAFVIEPGFKGTWKIEEPIRKHFAIKLK encoded by the coding sequence ATGGAATATGCTGTAAAGCTCGCCGATCCGGCGTCATCCGAACCCGATACCGCCGATATGGAAGGCTGGACCGTCGTCGAGGGCTCACCGTCGATGAAGACATGGGTACTGCACACTTCGGAAGACGGCAGCATGATCTCGGGCTATTGGGAAGCCACGCCGGGCACCTATCACGCCGTCTATAACGAATACGAATTCGTCCACATGATGAAAGGCCGCGTGACGATCACGGCCGAAGGCGGCAAGCCTGTCGTGCTCGGCCCCGGCGACGCCTTCGTGATCGAGCCTGGCTTCAAGGGCACGTGGAAGATCGAAGAGCCTATCCGCAAGCATTTTGCCATCAAATTGAAATGA
- a CDS encoding ABC transporter permease subunit: MATNLDTRKNPARWLIVIVPYFWLALFFLAPFFIVLKISFSDLAISMPPYTPQFTGFANIGQFFSQLDFENYFFLGTDALYVSAYLNSLRIAVISTLLLLLIGYPIALAMARAPATIRPTLLMLVILPFWTSFLIRVYAWIGILKPEGLLTVMFQSIGILGPDEQVNIFRTDYAVFIGIVYSYLPFMILPLYASLEKMDGSLLEAASDLGCPPWKTFWKVTFPLSLPGVIAGSMICFIPITGEFVIPDLLGGADTLMIGKTLWTEFSANRDWPLASAVAVLLLLILVVPIMIFQNQQQKA; the protein is encoded by the coding sequence ATGGCAACCAATCTCGACACGCGCAAGAACCCGGCCAGATGGCTGATCGTCATCGTGCCCTATTTCTGGCTGGCACTCTTTTTCCTGGCCCCTTTCTTCATCGTCCTGAAGATTTCGTTCTCGGACCTTGCGATTTCGATGCCGCCCTATACGCCCCAGTTCACGGGCTTCGCGAATATTGGCCAGTTCTTCTCGCAACTTGATTTCGAGAACTATTTCTTTCTCGGCACCGATGCGCTCTATGTCAGCGCCTATCTGAATTCCCTGCGCATAGCGGTGATCTCTACGCTGTTGCTGCTGCTGATCGGATATCCGATCGCACTTGCCATGGCGCGCGCGCCGGCCACCATCCGCCCGACGTTGCTGATGCTGGTGATCCTGCCGTTCTGGACATCGTTCCTGATCCGCGTCTATGCATGGATCGGCATTCTGAAGCCCGAAGGCCTGCTGACCGTGATGTTCCAGTCGATCGGCATCCTGGGACCGGATGAACAGGTCAACATTTTTCGCACCGACTATGCGGTCTTCATCGGCATCGTCTATTCCTATCTCCCTTTCATGATCCTGCCGCTTTATGCGTCGCTGGAAAAGATGGATGGCTCGCTGCTCGAGGCCGCGAGCGATCTTGGCTGTCCGCCATGGAAGACGTTCTGGAAGGTAACCTTCCCGTTGTCGCTCCCGGGCGTCATCGCCGGCTCCATGATTTGCTTCATCCCGATCACCGGCGAGTTCGTCATCCCCGACCTGCTCGGCGGTGCCGATACCTTGATGATCGGCAAGACGCTCTGGACGGAATTCTCCGCGAACCGTGACTGGCCGCTGGCGTCAGCCGTGGCGGTGCTCTTGCTTCTGATTCTGGTCGTGCCGATCATGATCTTCCAGAACCAGCAGCAGAAAGCGTGA
- a CDS encoding DUF6460 domain-containing protein produces the protein MNQFVTGLLKLLLASLIAGALMNLFGLSAEKILTSIGLTPLEAWEYLARFIAWAIPNVLLGAVIILPVWFFAYLFLPPRSSDE, from the coding sequence TTGAACCAATTCGTCACAGGCCTGCTGAAGCTTCTGCTCGCATCGCTGATCGCGGGCGCGCTGATGAATCTGTTCGGGCTATCGGCGGAGAAAATCCTGACGTCGATCGGCCTGACCCCGCTCGAAGCGTGGGAATACCTCGCCCGCTTCATCGCATGGGCGATCCCCAATGTGCTGCTCGGCGCGGTGATCATCCTGCCGGTCTGGTTCTTCGCCTATCTCTTCCTGCCACCGCGTTCGAGCGACGAATAG
- a CDS encoding ABC transporter permease — MKSSRFDPIVLTLGFLFLYIPILLLVIFSFNASKLVTVWGGFSTHWYVAMWNNQGLMDAAWITIRVALLSATIATVLGTLAALALTRFMRFPGRMLFSGMIYAPIVMPEVITGLSMLLLFVAVGMDRGFWTVTIALTTFSMCYVAIVVQSRLVTFDMSLEEAALDLGCPPVKTFFKITLPLIFPAVIAGWMLAFTLSLDDLVIANFTTGPGATTLPIKIYSQVRLGVTPEINAISTILIAFVTSGVIIASLMTKRAEVQRQRDERAAMALP, encoded by the coding sequence ATGAAATCTTCACGCTTCGACCCGATCGTCCTGACCCTGGGCTTCCTGTTCCTCTACATCCCGATCCTGCTGCTCGTCATCTTCTCGTTCAATGCCTCAAAGCTCGTCACTGTCTGGGGCGGTTTCTCGACACACTGGTATGTCGCCATGTGGAATAACCAGGGGCTGATGGACGCGGCCTGGATCACCATCCGCGTCGCACTCCTCAGTGCCACCATTGCCACTGTCCTTGGCACGCTTGCCGCGTTGGCCTTGACGCGCTTCATGCGCTTCCCGGGCCGCATGTTGTTCTCGGGCATGATCTACGCGCCGATCGTCATGCCGGAGGTGATCACCGGCCTCTCGATGCTGTTGCTCTTCGTCGCCGTCGGCATGGACCGCGGTTTCTGGACGGTGACGATCGCGCTGACGACATTCAGCATGTGTTATGTTGCGATCGTCGTGCAATCCCGGCTCGTGACGTTCGACATGAGCCTCGAGGAAGCGGCACTCGATCTCGGATGCCCGCCGGTCAAGACCTTCTTCAAGATCACCCTGCCGCTGATCTTTCCCGCCGTCATCGCCGGCTGGATGCTGGCTTTCACGCTGTCGCTCGACGATCTCGTGATCGCTAACTTCACCACGGGACCGGGTGCCACGACGCTGCCGATCAAGATCTACAGCCAGGTGCGACTCGGCGTGACGCCGGAGATCAACGCAATCAGCACTATCCTCATCGCCTTCGTGACGTCTGGCGTGATCATTGCGTCCCTGATGACAAAACGCGCGGAAGTGCAGCGCCAGCGCGACGAGCGCGCGGCGATGGCGTTGCCTTGA
- a CDS encoding acetoacetate--CoA ligase, which yields MTKFRAFCAIRNAVDLPDHDAFHAWSIDARGAFWSAVWDFCQVRGSKGARDLIHGDIMLDARFFPDAQLNFAENLLIKHGDGDALIFRGEDKVSYRWSWDQLHSTVSKLQQAFRAMGLGKGDRIAAMMPNMPETIACMLATASLGAIWSSCSPDFGEQGVLDRFGQIEPKLFITCDAYWYNGKLQDVADKVRHVAPNLGCPVMVVGYAGDDLALADSLPDGRTMDAATIAYVAKPVEYEQLPFAHPLYILFSSGTTGVPKCIVHSAGGTLLQHLKEHRFHSGVGDGDKLFYFTTCGWMMWNWLASGLASGATLCLFDGSPFAPNGNVLWDYAAEERFAIFGTSAKYIDAVRKGGIEPLKTHDLSELRLITSTGSPLSPEGFSFVYEGIKPDVQLASISGGTDIVSCFVLGNPVLPVWKGEIQGPGLGLAVDVWDDEGRPVRGEKGELVCTKAFPSMPVGFWNDPDGAKYKAAYFERFDNIWCHGDFAEWTEHGGLIIHGRSDATLNPGGVRIGTAEIYNQVEQLDEVAEAICIGQDWDDDVRVVLFVRLAPGLSLDGDLEKKIKTKIRIGASPRHVPAKVIQVTDIPRTKSGKIVELAVREVVHGRPVKNKEALANPEALELYAGLEALKN from the coding sequence ATGACCAAGTTCCGCGCATTCTGCGCGATCAGGAACGCGGTCGACCTGCCGGATCATGACGCCTTCCATGCGTGGTCGATCGATGCGCGCGGCGCCTTCTGGTCGGCGGTCTGGGATTTCTGTCAGGTGCGCGGGAGCAAGGGCGCACGCGATCTCATCCACGGCGACATCATGCTGGACGCCCGCTTCTTCCCGGATGCCCAGCTGAATTTCGCCGAGAACCTGCTGATCAAGCATGGCGATGGTGACGCGCTGATCTTTCGCGGCGAGGACAAGGTCAGCTACCGCTGGTCCTGGGACCAGCTCCATTCCACGGTTTCCAAGCTACAGCAAGCTTTCCGCGCGATGGGTCTCGGCAAGGGTGATCGCATCGCCGCGATGATGCCGAACATGCCCGAAACCATCGCCTGCATGCTGGCGACCGCCTCGCTCGGCGCGATCTGGTCGTCATGCTCGCCCGATTTCGGCGAACAGGGCGTGCTCGACCGGTTCGGCCAGATCGAGCCGAAGCTGTTTATCACCTGCGATGCCTATTGGTATAACGGCAAGCTGCAGGACGTGGCCGACAAAGTTCGCCATGTTGCGCCGAACCTCGGCTGTCCGGTGATGGTGGTGGGCTATGCCGGCGACGACCTGGCTCTGGCCGATTCGCTGCCCGACGGCCGGACCATGGACGCCGCAACCATTGCCTACGTCGCCAAGCCGGTGGAATACGAGCAACTGCCCTTCGCCCATCCGCTCTACATCCTGTTCTCCTCGGGCACGACCGGCGTGCCGAAATGCATCGTCCATTCCGCCGGCGGTACGCTGCTCCAGCATCTCAAGGAGCACCGCTTTCATTCGGGCGTCGGCGATGGCGACAAGCTGTTTTACTTCACCACCTGCGGCTGGATGATGTGGAACTGGCTGGCCTCGGGCCTGGCGAGCGGCGCGACGCTCTGCCTGTTCGATGGCTCGCCCTTTGCGCCCAATGGCAACGTGCTGTGGGACTATGCGGCCGAGGAGCGTTTCGCGATTTTCGGCACCTCGGCGAAATATATCGACGCGGTGCGCAAGGGTGGCATCGAGCCGCTCAAGACCCATGATCTCTCGGAGCTCCGCCTGATCACCTCGACCGGCTCGCCGCTGTCGCCGGAAGGCTTTTCCTTCGTCTACGAGGGCATCAAGCCGGATGTGCAGCTCGCCTCGATCTCCGGCGGCACCGATATCGTCTCCTGTTTCGTGCTCGGCAATCCGGTCCTTCCCGTATGGAAGGGCGAGATCCAGGGTCCGGGCCTCGGCCTCGCGGTTGATGTCTGGGACGACGAGGGCAGGCCGGTACGCGGCGAGAAGGGCGAACTGGTCTGCACCAAGGCCTTCCCGTCCATGCCGGTGGGCTTCTGGAACGACCCCGACGGTGCCAAGTACAAGGCGGCCTATTTCGAGCGCTTCGACAACATCTGGTGCCACGGCGATTTCGCCGAATGGACCGAGCATGGCGGCCTGATCATCCACGGCCGTTCGGACGCCACGCTCAATCCCGGCGGCGTCCGCATTGGCACGGCCGAAATCTACAATCAGGTCGAACAGCTCGATGAGGTGGCCGAAGCCATCTGCATCGGCCAGGATTGGGATGATGACGTGCGCGTCGTGCTCTTCGTGCGTCTCGCGCCGGGGCTTTCGCTCGACGGCGATCTGGAAAAGAAGATCAAGACGAAGATCCGCATCGGCGCCTCGCCTCGGCATGTGCCGGCCAAGGTCATCCAGGTCACTGACATCCCGCGCACCAAATCCGGCAAGATCGTCGAACTCGCTGTCCGCGAGGTCGTCCACGGTCGTCCGGTGAAGAACAAGGAAGCGCTGGCCAATCCTGAAGCGCTGGAGCTTTACGCCGGACTGGAGGCGTTGAAAAACTGA